In a genomic window of Halobiforma lacisalsi AJ5:
- a CDS encoding DUF1616 domain-containing protein, producing MSDTDWWFFDLALVVAAVGGLTLAVVAGAGGVARILLTIPLVCFLPGYALVSAMFPDGPTDDYQAFDEGKTGLGNPLLVSGGLEGVERTVLSIVFSVALVPAVALFASATPGGLIADQVLLGISALTAGLAVIAILSRYRCEPERRFTPSLSSASPFFDSRSSFYERRNVGPYNAAIAVGLVLVVLSAGFALASPPQHDGFTEFSIETEAVTGETDTMYDSTYEIDSQPQELEATITNHEREERTYTTVVALEQVSYGDGGVTVHERDELDRQRTTVPDGESARQTLEIDPTMSGDDLRLRLLLYEGEPPADPTPEEAYRVVTLPIEVE from the coding sequence ATGAGCGACACAGACTGGTGGTTCTTCGATCTGGCGCTCGTCGTCGCGGCCGTCGGGGGGCTCACGCTCGCCGTCGTCGCCGGCGCCGGCGGCGTTGCACGGATACTGCTGACGATCCCGCTCGTCTGCTTTCTCCCGGGATATGCGCTCGTCTCGGCGATGTTTCCGGACGGGCCGACCGACGACTATCAGGCTTTCGACGAGGGGAAGACGGGCCTCGGAAACCCCCTGCTGGTAAGCGGGGGGCTCGAGGGGGTCGAACGGACCGTCCTCTCGATCGTGTTCAGCGTCGCACTCGTCCCGGCAGTTGCCCTTTTCGCGTCCGCAACCCCTGGGGGTTTGATTGCCGATCAGGTGCTCCTCGGGATTTCGGCGCTGACAGCTGGACTCGCCGTGATCGCGATCCTCTCTCGATACCGCTGTGAGCCCGAGAGACGGTTCACACCGTCCCTCTCGTCAGCCTCACCGTTTTTCGACTCGCGGAGTTCGTTCTACGAGCGGCGTAACGTGGGGCCGTACAACGCGGCGATCGCGGTCGGCCTCGTGCTGGTCGTTCTCAGCGCCGGTTTCGCGCTCGCCAGTCCCCCCCAACACGACGGGTTCACCGAGTTCTCGATCGAAACGGAAGCGGTCACGGGAGAGACCGACACGATGTACGACTCGACCTACGAAATCGATTCCCAGCCCCAGGAGCTCGAGGCAACGATCACGAACCACGAACGCGAGGAGCGAACCTATACGACGGTGGTCGCCCTCGAGCAGGTGAGCTACGGGGACGGCGGCGTGACCGTCCACGAGCGGGACGAACTGGACAGACAGCGGACGACGGTTCCGGACGGGGAGAGCGCCCGGCAGACCCTCGAGATCGATCCGACGATGTCGGGTGACGATCTGCGCTTGCGGCTGCTCCTGTACGAGGGAGAACCGCCGGCCGATCCCACCCCCGAGGAGGCGTACCGAGTCGTGACGCTCCCGATCGAGGTCGAATGA
- a CDS encoding DUF7344 domain-containing protein — translation MKSKSIKLEEQSDRDVPLENESGDDESAFSKDEIFHLLQNERRRMVLRYLRGTDGPVRMRDVAEQVAAWEHDTTVEELSSKQRQRVYIPLYQSHLSKLDEAGIIDYQQDRGIVERKPLADQFDAYLEIEPGEESTEESDDEGAEPNWDDYYIGATALCYVLVFGAVIELPFMSILSGLGLSALILFLFTMLTITRFID, via the coding sequence ATGAAATCGAAATCTATCAAATTGGAAGAACAGTCTGACCGAGACGTTCCCCTCGAGAACGAGTCCGGCGACGACGAGTCCGCGTTCTCGAAGGACGAAATCTTCCACCTGCTCCAGAACGAACGCCGTCGGATGGTTCTCCGGTATCTGCGCGGTACCGACGGTCCCGTCCGCATGCGCGACGTCGCGGAGCAGGTCGCCGCCTGGGAACACGATACGACCGTCGAGGAGCTCTCGTCGAAGCAGCGACAGCGCGTCTACATTCCGCTCTATCAGTCTCACCTCTCGAAGCTAGACGAGGCCGGTATCATCGACTACCAGCAGGATCGTGGCATCGTCGAGCGAAAACCGCTCGCCGATCAGTTCGACGCCTACCTCGAGATCGAACCGGGCGAGGAGTCGACGGAGGAATCGGACGACGAGGGGGCGGAGCCGAACTGGGACGACTACTACATCGGCGCCACTGCCCTCTGTTACGTCCTCGTGTTCGGCGCGGTGATCGAACTCCCGTTCATGTCGATCCTGTCGGGCCTCGGGCTCAGCGCGTTGATCCTGTTCCTCTTTACAATGCTCACGATCACCCGCTTTATCGACTGA
- a CDS encoding glycosyltransferase family protein produces MNYRSLSELRPLRLDTVAALCGLVIALALFPLRFLASQVYLDTVPILLGTACVLYLLSLYQGEDARAAPTLPSSATMALPAVVLAGLAALVTLTVIQGSRTPLFFGAASVVGTLLIAQIVFARDEEFHPGLLLLQIVLFAVVFRFTALYVTPGYVGIDIWTHTELVNAILEERSLGAISDDKHYAAPFYHLLVASSALLYDVPIRLAVYLSVGVVMPLSVLLVYATTNLLVSQRWAVLAAAFYALASHVSMWGIHLIPTSLGLLFFLAMLYALIRVMRIEYTVRDFSLLVLFSVAVILTHQVSTFIMLVLLLAAFVAQLVFVVGPLGLTRLDTSVFRAKKPVNLVGLVVFNFGLTIFVWSLTPYRQDSFLATVLSFFTQTLEDSAGFLNIASGSSDGGAEAEAASTAPSTLLDQVVPYVDALGFLLLLGATFVGCLYVVHRRRAEQSVFTLLLASAFMLVFVLGFPMFGIHNFIPNRWFAFLFAPMAVLGVIGIRTLSGNVTTAVAVSVLLLFALVFPGAMILAPESNIDNPVFSDHHEQLAYDESELAAAESIAEMTGSPSGSEIRPDQRLYTDHPYQTLFSRTGAYPSTTTATVPDDGAADHEYAVYRAAQSSTAVYFSDENGEGRIERISEERLCQPDQATVYTNGEVTMCTPSPASG; encoded by the coding sequence ATGAACTACAGGTCCCTGTCGGAGCTGCGACCGCTCCGGCTCGACACGGTCGCGGCGCTCTGCGGGCTCGTGATCGCCCTGGCCCTGTTCCCGCTGCGGTTTCTCGCGTCCCAGGTCTACCTCGATACGGTCCCGATACTCCTCGGTACGGCGTGCGTGCTGTACCTCCTCTCGCTGTACCAGGGAGAGGACGCCCGGGCCGCTCCGACGCTGCCCTCGAGCGCGACGATGGCGCTCCCCGCCGTCGTCCTCGCCGGACTCGCGGCGCTCGTGACGTTGACCGTGATCCAGGGATCGCGGACGCCCCTCTTTTTCGGGGCCGCGAGCGTCGTCGGCACGCTCCTGATCGCACAGATCGTCTTCGCGCGCGACGAGGAGTTCCACCCCGGGCTGTTGCTGCTCCAGATCGTCCTGTTCGCGGTCGTCTTCCGCTTTACTGCGCTGTACGTGACGCCGGGGTACGTCGGCATCGACATCTGGACCCACACGGAACTCGTAAACGCGATCCTGGAGGAACGCTCGCTCGGCGCGATCTCCGACGACAAACACTACGCGGCGCCGTTCTATCATCTCCTGGTCGCGTCGTCGGCGCTGCTGTACGACGTCCCGATTCGCCTCGCGGTGTACCTCTCCGTGGGCGTCGTGATGCCGCTCTCGGTCCTGCTCGTGTACGCGACCACGAACCTGCTCGTCTCCCAGCGGTGGGCCGTGCTGGCGGCGGCGTTCTACGCCCTCGCGAGCCACGTCTCGATGTGGGGGATCCACCTCATCCCGACGAGCCTCGGCCTGCTGTTCTTCCTCGCGATGCTGTACGCCCTGATCCGCGTGATGCGCATCGAGTACACCGTCCGGGACTTCTCGTTGCTGGTCCTGTTCAGCGTCGCCGTGATCCTCACGCATCAGGTGTCGACGTTCATCATGCTCGTGCTGTTGCTCGCCGCGTTCGTCGCCCAGCTCGTGTTCGTCGTCGGCCCGCTCGGGCTCACGCGGCTCGATACGAGCGTCTTCCGCGCGAAGAAGCCGGTCAACCTCGTGGGCCTCGTCGTGTTCAACTTCGGGCTGACGATCTTCGTCTGGTCGCTGACGCCGTACCGGCAGGATTCGTTCCTGGCGACCGTCCTGAGCTTCTTCACGCAGACGCTCGAGGACAGTGCCGGCTTCCTCAACATCGCGAGCGGGTCGTCCGACGGCGGAGCCGAGGCCGAGGCGGCGTCGACGGCACCCTCGACGTTGCTCGATCAGGTCGTCCCCTACGTCGACGCGCTCGGCTTTCTCCTCCTGCTGGGCGCGACGTTCGTCGGCTGCCTGTACGTCGTCCACAGGCGGCGGGCGGAGCAGTCGGTGTTTACGCTCCTGCTGGCGTCGGCGTTCATGCTCGTCTTCGTCCTCGGGTTCCCGATGTTCGGGATCCACAACTTCATTCCGAACCGCTGGTTCGCGTTCCTCTTCGCGCCGATGGCCGTGCTCGGCGTGATCGGGATTCGGACGCTCAGCGGGAACGTCACGACCGCGGTCGCGGTCTCGGTCCTGTTGCTCTTCGCCCTGGTCTTTCCGGGCGCGATGATCCTCGCACCCGAGAGCAACATCGACAACCCGGTGTTCTCGGACCACCACGAGCAACTCGCGTACGACGAATCCGAACTGGCGGCGGCGGAGTCGATCGCCGAGATGACTGGCTCCCCAAGCGGCAGCGAGATCCGTCCCGATCAGCGCCTCTACACGGACCATCCGTATCAGACGCTGTTCTCTCGAACCGGGGCGTACCCGTCGACGACGACCGCGACCGTCCCCGACGACGGCGCGGCGGACCACGAGTACGCGGTCTATCGAGCCGCGCAGTCGTCGACGGCGGTCTACTTCTCCGACGAGAACGGCGAGGGACGGATCGAACGGATCTCCGAGGAACGGCTCTGCCAACCGGACCAGGCGACGGTCTACACCAACGGCGAGGTGACGATGTGTACGCCCTCGCCGGCGTCCGGTTGA
- a CDS encoding glycosyltransferase produces the protein MKVLQLATSPRPFFEQQVAALERKGVDCTVLTAPGEHEGDSSRSPTAYAKFYSKVLAEVRSTEYDLVHANYGLVAPLAVAQPVRPIVLTLWGTDLLGEQSWLRSLSRFGARWADAAIVPSRPMSRELEVDHELLPFAVDTDLFRPIPRETARTCVGWESDRPIALFPYDRTRAVKDFPRAKRIVERADVDVDLRPVSGVAYEEMPYYMNASDVLLVTSRRESGPMVVKEAAACNLPIVSTDVGFVRETVDGVTNCVVGDDDGELVDGLERVLADGKRTDARESIDGLGLDAFGDRLADVYRRALGRTGCETDRPETAVGGGV, from the coding sequence GAGGAAGGGCGTCGACTGTACGGTCCTCACCGCTCCCGGCGAGCACGAGGGCGACTCGTCACGGTCACCGACGGCGTACGCGAAGTTCTATTCGAAGGTCCTCGCCGAGGTCCGCTCGACGGAGTACGACCTGGTACACGCCAACTACGGCCTCGTCGCACCGCTCGCGGTCGCACAACCGGTCCGGCCGATCGTCCTCACGCTGTGGGGAACCGATCTGCTGGGCGAACAGTCGTGGCTCCGGTCGCTCAGCCGGTTCGGCGCCCGATGGGCCGACGCCGCGATCGTACCGAGCCGGCCCATGTCCCGCGAACTCGAGGTCGACCACGAACTGCTCCCGTTCGCGGTCGACACCGACCTGTTCAGGCCGATCCCGCGGGAGACCGCCCGCACGTGCGTCGGCTGGGAGTCGGACCGACCGATCGCGCTGTTCCCGTACGACCGCACCCGGGCGGTGAAGGACTTCCCGCGGGCGAAACGGATCGTCGAGCGCGCGGACGTCGACGTCGACCTCCGGCCGGTCTCCGGCGTCGCGTACGAGGAGATGCCCTACTACATGAACGCGAGCGACGTGCTTCTCGTCACCTCGCGCCGGGAGAGCGGCCCGATGGTCGTCAAGGAAGCGGCCGCGTGTAACCTGCCGATCGTCTCGACCGACGTCGGGTTCGTTCGCGAGACGGTCGACGGCGTGACGAACTGCGTCGTCGGCGACGATGACGGGGAACTCGTCGACGGCCTCGAGCGCGTTCTCGCGGACGGGAAGCGAACGGACGCCCGCGAGTCGATCGACGGGCTCGGACTCGATGCGTTCGGTGACCGTCTCGCCGACGTCTATCGGCGGGCGCTCGGTCGAACCGGCTGCGAAACCGATCGACCGGAAACCGCAGTGGGGGGAGGCGTATGA
- a CDS encoding asparagine synthetase B family protein, with protein sequence MNRELFGVFGDREAFDRFRDDDEFDVVLTGSRLTVGIRDPDLGTTGWTDAYGDDAGCCVVWGESYVPDGESNAARWLLERYEHDGTTALSTLNGSYLAMLDHEATDEAFVATDPVRSRGCFYTDDPGVRVFGTDAAAVAETVADPTPDRDGVLEFLHLGVALGEKTPLEELRRLPMDGRLTPTTVESLDRFVYRPREDHDHDHDHDHDHDYVGDLANRLERALERRSRLPGRKGVLLSAGYDSRIILSQVPDLERSYTVGAPDAQEVVGASRLADQYGTAHTAFPPDERYLRPDESKARYSQGIKESLHIHHAGYADEIDVETMYHGLLCDTFFRGHFTARETVDIAGKPVPLGRLDPDPDPVDTLLEKFGYSREASYDLAERTGLDVDPETFVRDAIDDEFASNRSRADGVQNALTCCGIANQPSIPFHDHLSDHFVTSFLATDRELIDWHLRTPPAHRTTETFLRACERLDDDILRHRPPDRPHDTELFNEIEGFVRRKTPFLSSFEPPWPDRETLFERHDFDRRLLGDLEHVHELPARHKLRIVDLRRWFDRWGGPKSRVTFLLRPTNPTLA encoded by the coding sequence ATGAACAGGGAACTCTTCGGCGTATTCGGCGACAGAGAGGCGTTCGACCGGTTCAGAGACGACGACGAGTTCGACGTCGTGCTCACCGGATCGAGACTCACGGTCGGGATCAGGGATCCCGACCTCGGCACTACCGGCTGGACCGACGCGTACGGCGACGACGCCGGCTGCTGCGTCGTCTGGGGGGAATCCTACGTCCCCGACGGGGAGTCGAACGCGGCCCGGTGGCTCCTCGAGCGATACGAGCACGACGGAACGACGGCCTTGTCGACCCTCAACGGCTCGTACCTGGCCATGCTCGATCACGAGGCGACCGACGAGGCGTTCGTCGCCACCGACCCGGTCCGGTCGCGCGGGTGTTTCTACACCGACGACCCCGGGGTTCGGGTCTTCGGAACCGACGCCGCCGCGGTGGCGGAGACGGTCGCGGATCCGACGCCCGATCGGGACGGCGTCCTCGAGTTCCTCCATCTGGGAGTGGCGCTGGGCGAGAAAACGCCCCTCGAGGAACTGCGTCGGCTCCCGATGGACGGGCGACTCACGCCGACGACGGTCGAGTCCCTCGATCGGTTCGTGTATCGGCCGCGCGAGGATCACGATCACGACCACGACCACGATCACGACCACGACTACGTCGGCGACCTCGCGAACCGCCTCGAGCGGGCGCTCGAGCGCCGCTCGAGGCTCCCCGGCCGAAAGGGGGTGTTGCTCTCGGCCGGCTACGACTCGCGGATCATCCTCTCGCAAGTCCCCGACCTCGAGCGGAGCTACACCGTCGGCGCGCCCGACGCACAGGAGGTGGTCGGTGCCAGCCGTCTCGCCGACCAGTACGGTACGGCCCACACCGCGTTCCCGCCGGACGAACGCTACCTCCGGCCCGACGAGTCGAAGGCCCGATACTCCCAGGGGATCAAGGAGTCGCTTCACATCCATCACGCCGGCTATGCCGACGAAATCGACGTCGAGACGATGTATCACGGCCTCCTCTGTGATACGTTCTTCCGCGGTCACTTCACCGCACGCGAGACCGTCGATATCGCCGGAAAGCCCGTCCCGCTCGGGCGACTCGACCCCGATCCGGACCCGGTCGATACCCTCCTCGAGAAGTTCGGATACAGCCGCGAGGCGAGCTATGACCTGGCCGAGCGGACGGGGCTGGACGTCGATCCGGAGACGTTCGTCAGGGACGCGATCGACGACGAGTTCGCGTCGAACCGGTCGCGGGCGGACGGCGTCCAGAACGCCCTGACCTGCTGTGGCATCGCCAATCAGCCCTCGATCCCCTTCCACGACCACCTGTCCGACCACTTCGTGACGTCGTTCCTGGCGACCGACCGAGAACTGATCGACTGGCACCTCCGGACGCCGCCGGCCCACCGGACGACCGAGACCTTCCTCCGGGCCTGCGAGCGGCTGGACGACGACATTCTGCGCCACAGACCCCCCGATCGTCCGCACGATACCGAGCTGTTCAACGAGATCGAGGGATTCGTCCGGCGGAAGACGCCGTTTCTCTCGTCGTTCGAACCCCCGTGGCCGGACCGCGAGACGCTCTTCGAGCGCCACGACTTCGACCGCCGCCTGCTCGGCGATCTCGAGCACGTCCACGAGTTGCCCGCGAGACACAAACTCCGAATCGTCGACCTTCGACGGTGGTTCGATCGGTGGGGTGGCCCGAAATCGCGGGTGACCTTCCTGCTCCGGCCGACCAATCCGACCCTCGCGTGA
- a CDS encoding metal-dependent hydrolase, with amino-acid sequence MWPWEHLLVAYGLYSLTTNVFLRRSPSAAETIAIAIGSQLPDLVDKPLAWTYGVTETGYAIGHSAFVVPLVCLATLVAADRYGDRILAGAFSLAYGSHLVTDVFNPMRSGRPPEPRVLLWPLASSPAGDHGGLFDHFVVYFSRYANHLLDGGLSAAVALQLAAGFSIVALWLVDGAPVVSDCLRFVRDRLR; translated from the coding sequence ATGTGGCCCTGGGAACATCTCCTCGTCGCATACGGGCTCTACTCGCTGACGACGAACGTCTTCCTCCGGCGGTCGCCGTCAGCCGCCGAGACGATCGCCATCGCGATCGGCTCACAGCTCCCGGATCTGGTCGACAAACCCCTCGCCTGGACGTACGGGGTCACGGAGACCGGCTACGCGATCGGCCATTCCGCGTTCGTCGTCCCACTCGTCTGTCTGGCGACCCTCGTCGCGGCGGACCGATACGGGGATCGAATCCTCGCGGGTGCGTTCTCGCTCGCGTACGGTTCGCACCTCGTCACCGACGTGTTCAACCCGATGCGGTCGGGACGACCACCGGAGCCTCGAGTGCTCCTCTGGCCGCTTGCATCGTCGCCTGCGGGCGATCACGGCGGTCTGTTCGACCACTTCGTCGTCTACTTCTCCCGGTACGCGAACCACCTCCTCGACGGCGGTCTGTCGGCTGCAGTAGCCCTCCAGCTCGCCGCCGGGTTCTCGATCGTCGCCCTCTGGCTCGTCGACGGCGCGCCGGTCGTCAGCGACTGCTTGCGGTTCGTTCGCGATCGGCTCCGGTAA